One window of the Magnolia sinica isolate HGM2019 chromosome 19, MsV1, whole genome shotgun sequence genome contains the following:
- the LOC131235285 gene encoding uncharacterized protein LOC131235285, translating to MCRYWFSAYFLNPKYHYSRKIYEDDSLKRVVHEVYDHSFPDCPGKDTFDTEIVRFRDAVRTFGCHPAVMSRNTMMACEWWSMYGTNCEVLQRLAVRVLAQTVSSSPCERNWSTFSLIHTSKRNRIGYEKLQKLVYCHYNMKSQERLLRAKEEKRRKTHWT from the exons ATGTGTAGATATTGGTTTTCAGCGTATTTCCTGAACCCCAAATACCATTACAGCCGGAAAATCTACGAAGATGATTCATTAAAGAGGGTTGTACATGAGGTGTACGATCACTCATTCCCCGATTGTCCGGGGAAAGACACCTTTGATACtgag ATTGTTAGATTCCGCGACGCGGTTAGAACGTTTGGGTGCCACCCTGCGGTGATGTCAAGGAACACCATGATGGCAT GCGAATGGTGGTCCATGTATGGAACTAACTGCGAGGTTTTACAGCGACTGGCTGTCCGTGTGCTTGCACAAACGGTGTCCTCGTCACcttgtgaaaggaattggagtacattctCCCTCATCCACACAAGTAAACGTAATAGAATAGGATATGAAAAGCTTCAAaagctagtgtattgtcactacaatatgaagtcaCAAGAGAGGCTGCTCCGCGCAAAAGAAGAAAAGCGTAGGAAGACCCACTGGACCTGA